A window of Cohnella herbarum contains these coding sequences:
- a CDS encoding ROK family protein produces MLIGAVEAGGTKFVCGLGNEKGEVLDRVSFPTENPEKTLARVIEYYRDKQVEALGIGSFGPINIDRSSPQYGHVTTTPKPGWVNYPVLSELKKSFDIPIGWDTDVNAAALGEATWGAAKGLDSCLYYTIGTGVGVGVFAEGRMVHGLVHPEGGHVLTRRHPDDTYEGKCPYHGDCLEGMAAGPALEARWKVKGSELPADHPAWEMEAFYIGQALVSAILLLSPKKIILGGGVMHQLQLFPLIREQVRANLKGYVATPALEIGGIDEYIVPPTLGDNAGLCGSIALGLRAYEEARQS; encoded by the coding sequence TTGTTAATCGGAGCTGTCGAAGCGGGCGGAACAAAGTTTGTTTGCGGGTTAGGGAACGAAAAAGGCGAAGTGTTGGATCGAGTCAGCTTCCCGACGGAAAATCCGGAGAAGACGCTGGCGCGAGTCATTGAATATTATCGGGATAAGCAAGTCGAAGCGCTTGGAATCGGCTCGTTCGGTCCGATCAATATCGATCGGAGCAGTCCGCAGTACGGTCACGTCACGACGACTCCGAAGCCGGGCTGGGTGAACTATCCCGTGTTATCCGAACTTAAGAAATCGTTCGATATTCCGATTGGATGGGATACGGACGTTAATGCGGCGGCATTAGGCGAAGCGACTTGGGGAGCGGCCAAAGGGCTTGATAGCTGCTTGTATTACACGATCGGAACGGGAGTTGGCGTGGGCGTATTCGCGGAAGGCCGCATGGTTCATGGACTAGTGCATCCCGAGGGTGGTCATGTGTTAACTCGTCGTCACCCTGACGATACCTATGAGGGTAAATGCCCTTATCACGGAGATTGCTTGGAAGGGATGGCGGCGGGACCGGCGCTCGAGGCGAGATGGAAGGTTAAAGGAAGCGAGCTTCCGGCCGATCATCCGGCTTGGGAGATGGAGGCTTTCTATATCGGACAAGCTCTCGTGAGCGCAATACTGCTGCTATCGCCTAAGAAAATCATTCTAGGCGGAGGCGTCATGCATCAGTTGCAATTGTTCCCGCTTATCCGGGAGCAAGTCAGAGCCAACTTGAAGGGCTATGTGGCTACTCCCGCGCTGGAAATCGGAGGCATCGACGAGTACATCGTTCCGCCGACTCTAGGGGACAATGCAGGTTTATGCGGTTCGATCGCGCTCGGGTTAAGGGCTTACGAGGAAGCGCGGCAATCATAA
- the thrC gene encoding threonine synthase: MKYISTRGKVAPIGFIDMFLMGLGEDGGLIVPETIPNVTADQLKAWSKLSYQDLMLEVFSLFTNDEIPEQDLRKLIQDSYAGFTSPDVLPLTTLNDSLHVLELFHGPTFAFKDVALQFMGNLYAYVAKKQNKVINILGATSGDTGASAISSVRGKEGIQICILHPNGKVSRVQELQMTTVQDDNVLNLSVNGNFDDCQQIIKELFADIPFKTKYHLRAINSINFVRILAQSVYYFYAYLQLPEKLRADGVNFSIPTGNFGNIFSGYLAKKMGVPIKQLVLATNENNILERFINEGVYKPEGFRSTHSPSMDIQIASNFERYLYYFCGEDAIAVSERMERFKAEGQLIFTSEEISRIQQDMTAYSVSNEECLETIQSYKNEFDYLLDPHSACGIAAYKGAGNKGDGAFVSLATAHPAKFDEAIRLIGIEQTFPERIQELFDKPQRQVVVENAKAEIATQLEGFYRVTQ; the protein is encoded by the coding sequence ATGAAGTATATAAGCACGAGAGGGAAAGTTGCGCCTATCGGCTTTATCGATATGTTCCTGATGGGGCTTGGCGAAGACGGCGGATTGATCGTACCCGAGACGATTCCGAACGTAACGGCGGATCAACTGAAAGCATGGTCCAAGCTATCGTACCAAGACCTTATGCTAGAAGTGTTCTCCCTATTCACGAACGACGAGATTCCGGAGCAGGATCTGCGGAAGCTCATTCAAGATAGTTACGCCGGTTTCACGAGCCCGGACGTTCTGCCGTTAACGACGTTAAACGATTCGTTGCACGTGCTCGAACTGTTCCATGGGCCGACATTCGCGTTCAAAGACGTTGCCCTTCAATTCATGGGTAACTTGTACGCTTACGTCGCGAAGAAGCAAAATAAAGTCATCAACATCCTAGGCGCGACATCGGGAGATACCGGCGCTTCGGCGATCAGCAGCGTTCGCGGCAAGGAAGGCATCCAAATCTGCATTCTTCATCCGAACGGCAAAGTCAGCCGCGTGCAAGAGCTCCAGATGACGACCGTTCAAGACGATAACGTATTGAACTTATCGGTTAACGGGAACTTTGACGATTGCCAGCAGATTATTAAGGAATTGTTCGCGGACATTCCGTTCAAGACGAAATATCACCTTCGGGCGATTAATTCCATTAACTTCGTGCGCATATTGGCGCAATCCGTTTACTACTTCTACGCATACCTGCAATTACCGGAGAAACTTAGAGCGGACGGCGTTAACTTCAGCATTCCTACGGGTAACTTCGGGAACATTTTCTCCGGCTATTTGGCGAAAAAGATGGGAGTGCCGATCAAGCAGCTCGTCTTGGCGACGAACGAGAACAACATTCTCGAGCGGTTTATTAACGAGGGCGTGTACAAGCCGGAAGGTTTCCGCAGCACGCACAGCCCGTCCATGGACATTCAGATCGCAAGCAACTTCGAGCGATACTTGTATTATTTCTGCGGGGAAGATGCTATCGCGGTGTCGGAGCGCATGGAACGGTTCAAGGCGGAGGGGCAACTTATCTTTACGTCGGAGGAAATTTCTCGTATCCAGCAGGATATGACGGCCTATAGCGTGAGCAACGAAGAGTGCCTCGAGACGATTCAATCTTATAAGAACGAATTCGATTATTTGCTTGATCCTCACTCCGCTTGCGGTATTGCGGCTTACAAAGGAGCCGGCAACAAAGGGGACGGCGCGTTCGTTTCCCTTGCGACGGCGCATCCGGCCAAGTTCGATGAAGCGATTCGCTTGATCGGAATCGAGCAGACGTTCCCTGAACGGATTCAGGAGCTGTTCGATAAGCCTCAACGTCAAGTCGTCGTAGAGAATGCGAAAGCGGAAATCGCGACGCAATTGGAAGGCTTCTATCGGGTAACCCAGTAG
- a CDS encoding TRM11 family SAM-dependent methyltransferase, whose amino-acid sequence MNDRKDLQDYIYAIVSNDEEHSLCMLEMRSLFGRDCRFNLLRSHIEIEPSRSPFIKMRIKVMYEAERLQDIAEQVGAIELGESTFKVLAIDNLEQGDEGKFTYDEKRALEREIGLRFRGKAEMRRPNREFGFARIGGRWVFGEVTQGAAVWLKHNDKPRKYSTALSTRVARAVVNIAVPRIEGVRTIDPCCGIGTVLVEALSMGIDIEGREINPLAARGARENLAFFGYGSVTVTLGDMREITEKYDTAIIDMPYNLCSVISPAEQLEMLGSARRFAARVIFVTIERIDPIIEEAGFAIVDRCTVSKGSFTRHVLVCE is encoded by the coding sequence TTGAACGACAGGAAGGATTTGCAAGACTACATATATGCCATTGTCTCTAACGATGAAGAGCATTCCTTATGCATGCTGGAGATGCGATCGCTATTCGGCAGAGATTGCCGGTTTAATCTGCTGCGAAGTCACATCGAGATCGAACCTAGCCGTAGTCCTTTTATTAAAATGAGGATAAAAGTAATGTACGAGGCCGAGCGATTACAGGACATCGCCGAGCAGGTCGGCGCGATCGAACTGGGAGAATCGACGTTTAAGGTGCTGGCGATCGACAATCTCGAACAGGGTGACGAAGGCAAGTTCACTTATGACGAGAAACGCGCATTGGAACGGGAGATCGGCTTGAGGTTCCGAGGAAAGGCGGAGATGCGCCGACCTAATCGGGAATTCGGCTTCGCCCGGATTGGCGGGCGGTGGGTATTCGGAGAGGTGACCCAAGGAGCTGCGGTCTGGCTTAAGCATAACGACAAGCCGCGGAAGTACTCCACGGCGCTGAGTACTCGGGTCGCCAGGGCGGTCGTTAATATCGCGGTTCCTCGGATCGAAGGCGTACGGACGATCGATCCTTGCTGCGGTATCGGAACCGTGCTGGTTGAAGCGCTGTCTATGGGAATCGATATCGAGGGCAGGGAAATCAACCCGCTTGCCGCTCGCGGCGCGAGGGAAAACTTGGCGTTCTTCGGGTATGGCTCGGTAACGGTAACGTTAGGGGACATGCGCGAGATTACCGAAAAATACGATACGGCGATCATCGATATGCCCTATAATCTTTGTTCCGTAATATCGCCTGCGGAACAGTTGGAGATGCTTGGCAGCGCTAGACGGTTCGCGGCAAGAGTCATCTTCGTTACGATCGAGCGGATCGATCCGATTATCGAGGAAGCCGGCTTTGCGATCGTGGACCGCTGCACGGTGAGCAAAGGGAGTTTTACCCGACACGTGCTCGTCTGCGAATAA
- a CDS encoding ROK family protein, whose amino-acid sequence MLTAVDNRIDCIGAVHVLEAAVHGNEAALHIMDKPLEHMAMAIANIVSLLNPELVVTGGGWPFSSLLRSFQPAARRSEAPLFVRIGGALDG is encoded by the coding sequence ATTCTAACGGCCGTCGATAACCGAATCGATTGCATCGGGGCGGTGCACGTGCTCGAGGCGGCAGTGCATGGCAACGAGGCCGCGCTGCATATTATGGATAAGCCGCTCGAGCATATGGCCATGGCGATAGCGAATATCGTTTCGCTGTTGAATCCGGAATTAGTCGTCACAGGGGGAGGATGGCCTTTCTCATCCTTACTACGGAGCTTCCAACCTGCCGCCCGGCGGTCGGAGGCTCCCCTTTTTGTAAGAATCGGCGGGGCGTTAGACGGATAG
- a CDS encoding HNH endonuclease: MEITTKQPETALKLCAQCGSIKPLAEFENRRGGGPRRRRRRGTCRSCRREARQLHEPATSSADTSETVAETSKEDAVSTKPADSGPKKRKRRRRRKVKPSATATATKRANSPPVPAVAPFLASPLPVSALVPRDIKIAARKRNIDPLDASALRATRQGFVRMRGKTDNGRSYYQEIEPELAKILVRENAAYVVNRHTIRRIYSNREFRKLILTRDGHACYFCGQYGDTIDHLLPRAKGGHTTPVNCVCACNECNHSKADRDLEEFTESIARTFRSE; the protein is encoded by the coding sequence ATGGAAATCACGACAAAACAGCCGGAAACGGCTTTGAAATTATGCGCGCAATGCGGGAGCATTAAACCGCTTGCGGAATTCGAGAACCGGCGCGGCGGGGGACCGAGGCGCAGAAGGCGACGGGGAACTTGCCGCTCATGCCGCCGGGAAGCACGGCAGCTTCACGAGCCCGCGACTTCCTCGGCGGATACGTCAGAGACGGTCGCGGAGACGTCAAAGGAGGACGCGGTCTCGACGAAGCCGGCTGATTCCGGACCGAAGAAGCGAAAGCGAAGAAGACGGAGAAAGGTGAAACCGTCTGCGACGGCGACGGCGACGAAGCGGGCGAATTCGCCCCCAGTTCCGGCGGTTGCACCATTCCTTGCTTCTCCGCTTCCTGTCTCTGCCCTCGTCCCGCGCGATATTAAGATCGCGGCGCGCAAGCGGAATATCGATCCGCTGGACGCTTCGGCATTGAGAGCGACGCGCCAAGGCTTCGTCCGCATGCGCGGGAAAACCGACAACGGCCGTTCCTATTATCAGGAGATCGAGCCGGAATTAGCGAAAATCCTGGTGCGGGAGAACGCCGCTTACGTCGTGAACCGGCATACGATTCGCCGTATTTACAGCAACCGGGAATTCCGGAAGCTTATCCTGACAAGGGACGGGCACGCGTGTTATTTCTGCGGACAGTACGGAGACACGATCGATCACTTGCTCCCGCGCGCGAAGGGCGGACATACGACGCCGGTCAATTGCGTCTGCGCCTGCAATGAATGTAATCATTCGAAGGCGGATCGCGATCTCGAAGAATTTACCGAATCAATCGCGAGAACATTCCGTTCCGAATAA
- a CDS encoding sugar phosphate isomerase/epimerase family protein encodes MSYLSISTWSLHRMLGPLRWTSWDTEASEHSTHVQDQPQIHTLLELPAQAANRGYQAVEVCHFHFPRTDADYLTLLRKSFTDAGVSFDTLLLDYGDLTAEDENRRLADLNLIREWIDIADLCGAKRIRVIAGEASPNDDLAIRQSARTLSELGEYAASRNVQVVTENFKALTSTGKSCLKLLGETGVAVRMITDFGNFHGEDKYEEIASTIPYSLSVHAKAAYDESGYPDETEFARCLDAVKSVGYDGAYVLIYDGPGDMWEGLERIKRIVEPYL; translated from the coding sequence ATGTCCTATTTATCTATAAGCACTTGGAGCTTGCATCGGATGCTTGGCCCTCTTCGTTGGACGTCCTGGGATACCGAAGCCAGCGAGCATAGCACCCATGTACAAGATCAACCGCAAATTCATACCCTTCTCGAATTACCGGCGCAAGCGGCCAACCGAGGCTATCAAGCCGTCGAAGTGTGTCATTTTCATTTTCCTCGAACGGACGCCGATTATTTAACCCTGCTCCGCAAATCTTTCACGGACGCCGGCGTTTCCTTCGATACGCTCCTCCTGGACTACGGCGACTTAACGGCGGAGGACGAGAATCGTCGACTTGCCGACCTGAATTTGATCCGAGAATGGATCGACATAGCCGACTTATGCGGAGCTAAGCGAATTCGGGTGATCGCAGGCGAAGCTTCGCCTAACGATGATCTGGCGATCCGGCAATCGGCAAGAACTCTCTCGGAGTTGGGCGAATATGCGGCGAGCCGCAACGTACAAGTCGTTACGGAGAACTTCAAAGCGCTGACCTCTACGGGGAAAAGCTGCCTGAAATTGTTGGGAGAGACGGGGGTTGCGGTTCGGATGATTACGGATTTCGGCAATTTCCACGGGGAAGACAAGTACGAAGAGATTGCTTCGACGATCCCGTACAGCTTATCCGTTCATGCCAAAGCCGCATACGACGAGTCGGGTTATCCCGACGAAACCGAATTCGCTCGCTGTTTGGATGCCGTAAAGTCAGTCGGTTACGATGGCGCTTACGTTCTCATTTACGACGGGCCCGGCGATATGTGGGAAGGACTTGAGAGGATCAAACGGATCGTCGAGCCGTACTTATAA
- a CDS encoding phosphodiester glycosidase family protein — MAKMTKVKLGLLGLFVLVALGLILAIMLKVLASDEAAYEELNMPRDYVYGKELASNGMELHYLRTRPSNVSLVPIHNNVTAASYYGINGGFFYQEALLSIAVVNDVPVNEEKGYGTGAENAKYARGTLVWDGASDRLSVQVVRRSSELTVTDRSQFWAQGGISMGLGKNESWVEQSMVESAPLPDQLCLRSAAVYDEEGSLYLIVSATKATLADFRAAILERIGEGRLVDGIFLDGDGSSQMRNREIKLRGDGRPVVQMIRLIR, encoded by the coding sequence ATGGCGAAAATGACTAAGGTTAAGCTCGGGTTGCTCGGTTTATTCGTTTTGGTTGCCCTGGGGTTAATTCTCGCGATCATGCTTAAGGTATTGGCGTCTGACGAAGCTGCGTACGAAGAGTTGAATATGCCGCGAGATTACGTATACGGCAAGGAATTGGCATCGAACGGCATGGAATTGCATTACCTGAGGACGAGACCCTCCAATGTTTCGTTGGTTCCCATCCATAATAACGTTACGGCTGCGTCTTATTACGGGATTAACGGGGGATTTTTCTACCAAGAAGCTTTGCTCAGCATCGCCGTCGTGAACGATGTTCCCGTTAACGAAGAGAAGGGATACGGGACCGGGGCGGAAAATGCCAAGTATGCGAGAGGTACGCTTGTATGGGATGGCGCTTCGGATAGGTTGAGCGTGCAGGTCGTCCGTCGATCCTCCGAGCTGACGGTCACGGATCGTTCGCAATTCTGGGCTCAGGGCGGCATTAGCATGGGCTTGGGCAAGAACGAGAGTTGGGTCGAGCAGTCCATGGTGGAGAGCGCGCCGCTTCCCGACCAACTCTGTCTTCGTTCGGCTGCCGTTTACGATGAAGAAGGGAGCTTGTATTTGATCGTCAGCGCGACGAAAGCCACGTTGGCCGATTTCCGCGCGGCGATTCTCGAGCGAATAGGAGAAGGACGGTTGGTGGACGGCATCTTCCTTGATGGAGACGGTTCGTCGCAAATGCGAAATCGGGAAATCAAGCTGCGCGGAGATGGCCGTCCCGTCGTTCAGATGATTCGGCTTATTAGGTAA
- a CDS encoding carbohydrate ABC transporter permease, with product MGASTSTRFGARSSRVLLFLGLAIVAFLSIFPLVWMVNFSLLKSGDFFGSNVLKWPDPFQWVNYKNAFTLGHVHAYLLNSVIVAVVVITVTVIVSLMLSYVIARMDWKWNVYLSGLVMVCLIVPIYSTLLPNFFIFNKIHLIDNYFSLILPNIAFLIPLSVFIFIGFLQTTPRAIEEAAVIDGLSLIGVVFRIIMPISKPVIASVGVLAFLNTWNEFIMAITYISSDNYKTLPFSLIQFTGQYASNYGAQFAVMTLIALPLVVLYMLFTDRITNSLTAGAVKG from the coding sequence ATGGGAGCATCAACTTCAACGAGATTCGGCGCGCGCTCCTCCAGAGTCCTTCTCTTTCTCGGGCTCGCGATCGTCGCGTTCTTGTCTATTTTCCCTCTCGTATGGATGGTAAACTTCTCTCTTCTGAAGAGCGGCGACTTCTTCGGCAGCAACGTGTTGAAATGGCCGGATCCGTTCCAATGGGTCAATTACAAGAATGCGTTTACGCTTGGTCACGTGCATGCGTATTTGCTCAACAGCGTCATCGTTGCCGTAGTCGTCATAACCGTCACCGTTATCGTTTCGCTTATGCTAAGCTACGTAATCGCGCGGATGGATTGGAAGTGGAACGTCTATCTATCGGGGCTTGTCATGGTATGCTTGATTGTCCCGATCTACTCCACGTTGCTGCCTAACTTCTTCATCTTTAACAAGATTCATTTGATAGATAACTATTTCTCGCTCATCTTGCCGAATATCGCTTTCTTGATCCCTCTTAGCGTATTCATCTTCATCGGCTTCTTGCAGACGACGCCTAGAGCGATCGAGGAAGCGGCCGTCATCGACGGATTAAGCTTGATCGGGGTCGTGTTTCGGATCATTATGCCGATTTCGAAGCCGGTGATCGCGTCCGTCGGCGTCCTTGCCTTCTTGAATACGTGGAACGAATTCATTATGGCGATTACGTATATCAGCTCGGACAATTATAAGACGCTTCCGTTCTCGTTAATTCAGTTCACGGGCCAGTACGCCTCCAATTACGGTGCGCAATTCGCGGTCATGACGTTGATCGCGTTGCCTTTGGTCGTGCTATATATGCTCTTCACGGATCGGATCACGAACAGTCTGACCGCCGGTGCCGTTAAGGGATGA
- a CDS encoding carbohydrate ABC transporter permease — MNKLWMDKRNIALLIAPGLVFILGFVLLPTAVALYLSFTNFDGVDYQTFNLSNYKDIFLHDPIFWRALRNSIFLGLALVVLQHPFAVLMAMLTTYAGKWERPLRVIIFIPAIISTFVTSQMWVSLLNVQFGLVNRMLTAVGLSSWKQDWLGNPDIAIYSIIFVAMWQGFGYAYLLYYAGIKGVPSELKEAAIVDGATKWRYNKSIVLPLLSPIIRINLVLAVVSGFKQMETVFLMTGGGPANSTQFLGTYLYSKAFRDGLFGYGNAISVLFIVFCLVMTLIMNRLLKKDVGEF, encoded by the coding sequence ATGAACAAACTATGGATGGACAAACGGAATATCGCGCTGTTGATCGCTCCCGGTCTCGTGTTCATTCTCGGATTCGTTTTATTGCCGACGGCCGTCGCCCTATACTTGAGCTTCACGAATTTCGACGGGGTCGATTATCAAACCTTTAACCTAAGCAACTATAAGGACATCTTTCTTCACGACCCGATTTTTTGGAGAGCGCTCCGCAATTCGATCTTTCTCGGATTGGCTTTAGTCGTCCTGCAGCATCCTTTTGCCGTCCTTATGGCTATGTTAACGACCTACGCGGGAAAATGGGAACGTCCGCTACGGGTTATCATTTTCATTCCGGCGATTATTTCGACCTTCGTGACTTCGCAAATGTGGGTTAGCTTGCTGAACGTCCAATTCGGATTGGTAAACAGAATGTTAACGGCGGTAGGGCTATCCTCGTGGAAACAGGATTGGCTGGGCAACCCCGATATCGCGATCTATTCGATCATTTTCGTCGCCATGTGGCAAGGCTTCGGGTATGCTTACTTGCTTTACTATGCGGGGATCAAAGGGGTTCCGTCCGAGCTTAAGGAGGCGGCAATCGTCGACGGGGCGACCAAATGGCGCTATAACAAAAGCATCGTGCTGCCGTTGTTGTCGCCGATCATCCGCATCAATCTCGTGCTGGCGGTCGTCTCCGGGTTCAAGCAGATGGAGACGGTATTCTTGATGACCGGCGGAGGTCCCGCCAACAGTACGCAGTTCCTCGGAACCTATTTGTATTCGAAGGCTTTCCGCGACGGACTGTTCGGTTACGGGAACGCGATTTCCGTTTTATTCATTGTTTTCTGCCTTGTCATGACGTTGATTATGAACCGCTTGCTTAAGAAAGACGTAGGTGAATTCTAA
- a CDS encoding ABC transporter substrate-binding protein, with amino-acid sequence MKKRLSTLSYILVCALFVSACGNSNDSGSNPSSGNASESKSASTAEGGNKNVEFKFFSNNPDRTGGQGLAEQKLIDRYMSENPNVKITVETLSPDPQFQDKLKIYNTSDKLPDVTMMWGQKRYLYPLVKNNSLVTFAKEDFAGQGFIDAAFDSFTMDGKIYGIPKNTDFLVLYANKKLLADNGLEPPTTEADLFKIADALKSKDIVPIALDGRDSWPLALLFDAVVARQSGGFELYHKAMDRTGSFDHPDVIASAKKIQRMVTEGMFGEGFLNLDYGGARNLFGQGKAAMYLMGQWEMGISTDVNFPEEVRDNLIAIPWPASDDGKGRTTDLLAWFGGGYSVSAKSESSEDAKKFAIWMFQKQNWAKTVWENGITFPAQNYDEFKTGKETRVQNDLTGILGNATVFSGANSQDLFSTSTAKSYLDAITEMMASKSTPEDFAKKIDGIADKSFKEMNP; translated from the coding sequence TTGAAAAAGCGATTGAGCACGTTGTCTTATATTCTCGTATGCGCTCTATTCGTATCCGCTTGCGGAAATTCGAACGATTCGGGTTCGAATCCGTCTTCCGGCAATGCTTCCGAATCGAAATCGGCCAGTACCGCAGAGGGCGGCAATAAAAACGTCGAATTCAAGTTTTTCAGCAACAACCCGGATCGCACGGGCGGGCAAGGTTTGGCGGAGCAGAAATTGATCGATCGGTACATGAGCGAAAATCCGAACGTGAAGATTACGGTCGAAACGTTGTCCCCGGATCCGCAGTTCCAAGATAAGCTCAAGATCTACAATACATCCGATAAACTACCCGACGTAACGATGATGTGGGGACAGAAGCGATATCTATACCCTTTGGTTAAAAATAACTCGTTAGTTACTTTCGCGAAGGAAGATTTCGCGGGCCAAGGGTTCATTGACGCCGCTTTCGATTCGTTTACGATGGACGGTAAAATTTACGGCATACCGAAGAACACGGATTTTCTCGTTCTATACGCAAATAAGAAGCTGCTTGCCGACAACGGCTTGGAACCGCCGACAACGGAAGCCGATCTGTTCAAAATCGCGGATGCCCTCAAGAGCAAGGATATCGTTCCGATCGCCCTAGACGGCAGGGATTCTTGGCCTTTAGCGCTCTTGTTCGACGCGGTAGTCGCGCGCCAATCCGGCGGATTCGAGCTCTACCACAAAGCCATGGATCGAACGGGCTCCTTCGATCATCCGGACGTGATCGCTTCCGCGAAGAAGATTCAACGGATGGTCACGGAGGGCATGTTTGGGGAAGGCTTTCTCAATCTCGATTACGGCGGCGCCAGAAACCTGTTTGGGCAAGGCAAAGCCGCAATGTATTTAATGGGCCAGTGGGAGATGGGCATATCGACGGACGTCAATTTCCCGGAAGAAGTGCGCGATAATCTGATCGCTATTCCATGGCCTGCTTCGGATGACGGCAAAGGCCGAACGACGGACTTGCTCGCTTGGTTCGGCGGCGGTTACAGCGTATCGGCCAAGTCCGAATCTTCCGAGGATGCCAAGAAGTTCGCGATTTGGATGTTTCAGAAGCAAAACTGGGCCAAAACCGTGTGGGAGAACGGCATTACGTTCCCCGCGCAGAACTACGACGAGTTCAAGACGGGCAAGGAAACGCGGGTTCAGAACGATTTAACGGGCATTCTCGGCAACGCGACCGTATTCAGCGGCGCGAATTCTCAAGATTTATTCTCTACTTCAACGGCGAAAAGCTATCTGGACGCGATTACGGAGATGATGGCATCCAAGTCGACGCCGGAGGACTTCGCTAAGAAGATCGACGGCATTGCCGACAAATCGTTTAAGGAAATGAATCCGTAA